A region of Lycium barbarum isolate Lr01 chromosome 1, ASM1917538v2, whole genome shotgun sequence DNA encodes the following proteins:
- the LOC132620231 gene encoding aquaporin TIP2-1-like, which produces MPCIAFGRFDDSFSSGSIKAYVAEFISTLLFVFAGVGSAVAYNKLTAGAALDPAGLVAVAVCHGFALFVAVSIGANISGGHVNPAVTFGLALGGQITVLTGLFYWIAQLLGSIVACYLLKFVTGGLVVPIHGVAAGVGAAEGVVMEIIITFALVYTVYATAADPKKGALGTIAPIAIGFIVGANILAAGPFSGGSMNPARSFGPAVASGNFAGNWIYWVGPLTGGGLAGLIYSNVFMNDDHVPLSSDF; this is translated from the exons ATGCCTTGCATAGCTTTTGGACGCTTTGATGATTCATTCAGTTCCGGATCTATTAAGGCTTATGTAGCTGAATTTATCTCCACCTTGCTTTTCGTTTTCGCTGGAGTTGGTTCTGCCGTTGCTTACA ACAAGTTGACAGCAGGTGCTGCTCTTGATCCTGCCGGGCTAGTAGCAGTTGCGGTTTGCCATGGATTTGCTCTCTTCGTAGCTGTTTCTATTGGCGCTAACATCTCCGGCGGTCATGTGAACCCTGCTGTTACTTTTGGTTTAGCTCTTGGTGGCCAAATCACAGTTCTTACGGGCCTGTTCTACTGGATTGCTCAACTTTTGGGCTCCATTGTTGCTTGCTACCTTCTCAAATTTGTCACTGGAGGATTG GTTGTTCCAATTCACGGTGTGGCAGCTGGTGTAGGAGCTGCTGAAGGAGTTGTGATGGAAATTATTATCACATTTGCATTGGTGTACACAGTGTATGCTACAGCAGCTGACCCCAAGAAGGGCGCATTGGGTACAATTGCACCCATTGCCATTGGTTTCATTGTTGGTGCCAACATCTTGGCTGCAGGCCCATTCTCTGGCGGTTCAATGAACCCAGCCCGATCTTTTGGGCCCGCAGTAGCCAGTGGCAACTTTGCTGGCAACTGGATTTACTGGGTTGGACCACTCACGGGTGGTGGCTTGGCTGGTCTAATCTACAGCAATGTGTTCATGAACGACGACCATGTCCCTCTCTCGAGCGATTTCTAA